Within Limnohabitans sp. 2KL-27, the genomic segment TGAGCTCCCCCGTGATGGCTTCGAGCAGATCCAGCGGGGTCAGCAGGCCTTGCACTTCGCCGTATTCGTCGACCACAAAAAGCATGCGGCTCGATTGGTCGCGCATTTGCTCGAGCAGCTCCATGCCGGTCAGGGTTTCGGGCACAAAGTGGGCGGTTTCGGCATGGTCTTCGAGCGTCCGCTCGTCGCTGTGGGGCAGCGCCAGCAGGTGCGACAGGCTGATCACGCCCATGATGTGGCCCAGGCCGTCGCGGCACACGGGATACCAGGAGTGGTTGCCTTCGCCGCGCATCTGGTTGATGCGGTCCATGGCTTGTTTCGGCGTGAGGCTGGCTTCGAGCCACTGAATGTCGCTGCGCGGCGTCATCATCGAGGTGAGGGCTCGGTCATCGAGGTGGAACACATTGCGCACCATTTGGTGCTCGTGCTCTTCGATCAATCCAGCGTCCACGCCTTCGACCAGGCTGGCCGTGATTTCTTCTTCGGTCACGGCGCGGCTGCCAGTGCTGTCGATGCGCATGAGCTTGAGCATGCCTTGCGTGGACAGCGAGAGCAGTTTGACAAACGGCCCTGCCACTTTGGCCAGCCAGGCCATGGGGCGCGCCACCAGACGGGCCACGGCTTCGGGGTAGAGCTGGCCGATGCGCTTGGGTACCAGCTCGCCAAAAATGATGGTGGTGAAGGTGATGAGGGTGACCACGATGGCGGTGGCGGTGATGGCGGCGACCGGCTCGGTCAGGCCCCACTGCATCAGCTGCAAAGCCAGCCCACCGCTGAAAGCCGCCTCACCCACGATGCCATTGAGCACCCCAATGGAGGTGATGCCCACTTGCACGGTGGACAAAAACTGGGTGGGCTCTTCCAGCAGTTTGAGCGCGGCCTGCGCGCCTTTGTCACCCGCCTCCTCCATGGCCGCCAAACGGGCCTTGCGGCTGGAAGCCAGCGCCAGCTCCGACATGGCAAACACCCCGTTGAGCAGGGTGAGGAAAACAATCAGTAAAAAATCCATAACCGCCATTGTGCCAAGAGAAGCGGCCCGCCATGGTCAAGCCCGATTTGGCCTGGGGCCTATGGCTTCGATGGGCATGGCTACCCGCCTGCACGGGGATGACGCGTATGTCGTCACACCCGAATCGATCGGAAGGCCGTGGTTTTGACTTACACAACGCATGATTTGGGACAATTCAGCAAAGAGGTGCTTATGTCCGTTTATTGGGTCGGTGATGTGCAAGGCTGTGATGCGCCTTTGGGACGACTGCTGGATGAGATTGATTTCTCTCCAAGCCGGGACAGCTTGTTTGTGTTGGGCGACCTGGTGAACCGAGGGCCCGATTCAGAAAAGGTGCTGCGGCGCTTGATGGCCATGGGCCATGCGGTGCAGTGCGTGCTGGGCAACCACGATTTGCATCTGTTGGCCGTGGCCGCTGGGGCTGGGCGACTCAAGCCCATGGACACGCTGGACGGCATCTTGCACGCGGCCGACCGCCCTGCCCTGCTGGACTGGCTGCGCCATCAGCGCATGGCCATTTGGGACCAGGGTGTGCTGATGGTGCATGCGGGGGTGATGCCGTCATGGACGGTGGCTCAGACCTTGGCTTTGGCGGGCGAGGTGGAGTCGGTTTTGCGAGGGCCCGATTTGAGCGATTTTTTGCACCAGATGTATGGCAACGAGCCTGCAGCATGGCGCGATGGTTTGACGGGTGTGGACCGTCTGCGCGTGGTGGTGAATGCGCTAACACGGCTGCGCTTTTGTTCTGCCCAAGGCGTGATGGAGTTTGCAAGCAAAGAAGCGGCCGATGCAGCGCCTGCGGGCTTCTTGCCCTGGTTTGACGTGCCGGGCAGGCAAACCGCCGATGTGACGGTGGCTTTTGGGCATTGGTCGACTTTGGGTTTGCTCAAGCGCCATGACGTGTGGGCGCTGGACACGGGTTGCGTGTGGGGTGGCTGCCTGAGCGCGATGCGGCTGGGCGCCGACGGACAGCACGAGTTGGTTCAGGTGAAGTGCGAGCAGGCGCAGCGTCCAGGGTGAATGAACAGGACCTGGCCCCGATTGAATCCCAGCAGGAGGCTGCCCCTGCGGCCCAAGGTGTCACCAGGCGCGCCGCTGGTCCGACCGGGTCTTTTTGTGGCACGATCAGCGGGTGAAAATCCATGCCCTGCAAGACCTCAAAAAGGTCCAGAAACAACTCGCCGAGGCCCATGAAAAAGCCAAGGCCGAAGAGGCCGCTCGCCTGTCCGCTGCACGCCAGCGCGAAGCCGAGGCCCATTTGTTTGTGCGTGCGGTGGGCATTGTGCAGCGGCTGCCCTTGCATGACCTGGCCACCATCAGCCCCCCCGCGCCTGCACCGGTGGCCTTGCAGCGAAAAAAAGACGAAGAAGCGGTTTTGCGTGACGCCTTGAGCGATGGTTTTGATGTGAGCACCTTGCTCGACACCGATGACACCCTGAGCTTTCGGCGTCCCGGCATTGGCATCGACGTCACCCAGAAGCTGCGCAAAGGGGGTTGGTCCATCCAACGCGAGATCGACCTGCACGGTCTGCGCAGCGACGAAGCCCGCGTGGCACTGGCCGAATTCATCCGCATCGCCCACCGTCAAGGCTTGCGTTGTTTGCGCGTGGTGCATGGCAAAGGGCTGGGCTCGCCAGGCAAAACCTCGGTGCTCAAACCCAAGGTCCACAGTTGGTTGATCCAAAAAAACCAGGTCATGGCCTTTGTGCAGGCCAAACCCGCAGAAGGCGGCGCCGGCGCCTTGCTGGTGCTGCTCAAACCAGCAGGTTGAGCGGTTTCACCCATACGGCCACAGGGGCAGCCTCCCACGCAGGCATGGCTGTCAAGCGCCGCGGTTGCGCATCCAGTCGGCTGTTTTGAAGAAGCTGTCATTCAGCCGTTCGCGCAGCACCGGGTCAACCTGGGTTTCCTGCATGGCCTGGTCCATGCAGGCCAGCCATTGGTCACGCTCGAGCACGCCAATCGAAAACGGCATGTGGCGCATGCGCAGGCGCGGGTGGCCAAAGCGCTCGGTGTAGTGCGCCGGACCGCCGAGCCAACCACACAAGAACCAAAACAATTTGTCGCGTGCATCTTGCAAGGTGCTGCCGTGGGCGGCACGCAGTTCTTGGTAGCCGGGCTCGATGTCCATGAGGTCATAAAAGCGTTCGGCCAAGGCTTTGACGCGGGCCTCGCCGCCGATCCACTCGAACGGGGTGTCAAACGGGGGTTTGTCTTCGATTTGCATGGTGATGACTTTGCAGGCTCAGCGTTTTACTCGGTGGATTGCCGCA encodes:
- a CDS encoding hemolysin family protein, translating into MDFLLIVFLTLLNGVFAMSELALASSRKARLAAMEEAGDKGAQAALKLLEEPTQFLSTVQVGITSIGVLNGIVGEAAFSGGLALQLMQWGLTEPVAAITATAIVVTLITFTTIIFGELVPKRIGQLYPEAVARLVARPMAWLAKVAGPFVKLLSLSTQGMLKLMRIDSTGSRAVTEEEITASLVEGVDAGLIEEHEHQMVRNVFHLDDRALTSMMTPRSDIQWLEASLTPKQAMDRINQMRGEGNHSWYPVCRDGLGHIMGVISLSHLLALPHSDERTLEDHAETAHFVPETLTGMELLEQMRDQSSRMLFVVDEYGEVQGLLTPLDLLEAITGELKPDTNADAWATQNEDGSWLLDGIMPVNELKARLDIKELPAEDKNRYNTLAGLLMYALGQLPAQGQAIDLAGWRFQVVDLEGRRIDKVLAVQPMASPAT
- a CDS encoding symmetrical bis(5'-nucleosyl)-tetraphosphatase, with translation MSVYWVGDVQGCDAPLGRLLDEIDFSPSRDSLFVLGDLVNRGPDSEKVLRRLMAMGHAVQCVLGNHDLHLLAVAAGAGRLKPMDTLDGILHAADRPALLDWLRHQRMAIWDQGVLMVHAGVMPSWTVAQTLALAGEVESVLRGPDLSDFLHQMYGNEPAAWRDGLTGVDRLRVVVNALTRLRFCSAQGVMEFASKEAADAAPAGFLPWFDVPGRQTADVTVAFGHWSTLGLLKRHDVWALDTGCVWGGCLSAMRLGADGQHELVQVKCEQAQRPG
- a CDS encoding Smr/MutS family protein; protein product: MKIHALQDLKKVQKQLAEAHEKAKAEEAARLSAARQREAEAHLFVRAVGIVQRLPLHDLATISPPAPAPVALQRKKDEEAVLRDALSDGFDVSTLLDTDDTLSFRRPGIGIDVTQKLRKGGWSIQREIDLHGLRSDEARVALAEFIRIAHRQGLRCLRVVHGKGLGSPGKTSVLKPKVHSWLIQKNQVMAFVQAKPAEGGAGALLVLLKPAG
- a CDS encoding group II truncated hemoglobin gives rise to the protein MQIEDKPPFDTPFEWIGGEARVKALAERFYDLMDIEPGYQELRAAHGSTLQDARDKLFWFLCGWLGGPAHYTERFGHPRLRMRHMPFSIGVLERDQWLACMDQAMQETQVDPVLRERLNDSFFKTADWMRNRGA